One part of the Pseudocalidococcus azoricus BACA0444 genome encodes these proteins:
- a CDS encoding cryptochrome/photolyase family protein gives MIILLGNMLFPSHQDLPCDKHLIFMAEDFRFCTAFPYHKHKLMLYLAAMRHQRQVLEAEGRRVLYWELDSDNQHLVYEDTADSPTRWHSSNSEYSS, from the coding sequence ATGATCATTCTGCTCGGTAATATGCTGTTTCCCAGTCATCAAGACTTACCCTGTGACAAACATCTGATCTTTATGGCAGAGGACTTTCGGTTCTGCACTGCTTTTCCCTATCACAAGCATAAATTAATGCTCTACCTAGCAGCAATGCGGCATCAACGTCAGGTCTTAGAGGCAGAGGGACGGCGAGTGCTCTATTGGGAGTTGGATTCCGATAATCAGCATTTGGTCTATGAAGATACAGCAGATTCTCCAACTAGGTGGCACAGTAGCAACAGTGAGTATAGTAGTTT
- a CDS encoding Holliday junction resolvase-like protein, whose protein sequence is MAWVIVFAIGVLFGAGLTWIILQKSQRQAQRQELLGLQHTHQAELTDLIQTHEAALSELKLNHKKDIDQAKQKSLDASRSVIKGQIAEQIAPYLPNFKYLPSDARFIGDPIDFLVINGYTNLKDGQGAAEELEVVLVDIKSGKAKLSDRQVAIENSVRAGRVRFETIRINLDQLNLDQRISEKPPAETQMMELPTALPESLGDALDNSLEGGLDPGQPGSSSFQRSQQIAKIRQRYPRAYEPWEAQEDFQLGQRFQQGQSIQQLATQFQRQPSAIQSRLRKLKLLSSDD, encoded by the coding sequence ATGGCCTGGGTGATTGTTTTTGCCATTGGGGTTCTGTTTGGAGCCGGACTAACCTGGATAATTCTGCAAAAAAGCCAACGCCAGGCCCAGCGTCAAGAACTTTTAGGCCTCCAACACACGCACCAGGCCGAGTTAACGGACTTAATCCAAACCCATGAAGCCGCCCTGTCCGAGCTAAAGCTGAACCACAAAAAGGATATTGACCAGGCCAAGCAAAAAAGCCTTGATGCCAGCCGCAGTGTGATCAAAGGTCAGATTGCCGAACAGATTGCCCCTTATCTCCCTAACTTCAAATATTTACCCTCCGATGCCCGCTTTATTGGGGATCCGATTGATTTTTTAGTGATCAATGGTTATACCAATCTCAAAGATGGACAGGGTGCAGCGGAGGAGTTGGAAGTTGTGTTAGTGGACATTAAGTCGGGAAAGGCAAAATTATCAGATCGGCAAGTGGCCATTGAAAACAGCGTCCGGGCGGGGCGGGTTCGCTTTGAAACCATTCGGATTAACTTAGATCAACTGAACTTAGATCAACGAATTTCAGAAAAGCCCCCAGCAGAAACCCAAATGATGGAATTACCCACCGCCTTACCGGAGTCGTTAGGGGATGCACTGGACAACTCCCTAGAAGGGGGCTTAGACCCAGGCCAACCGGGGAGTTCCTCCTTTCAACGCTCCCAACAGATTGCCAAGATTCGCCAACGGTATCCCCGAGCCTATGAGCCTTGGGAGGCCCAAGAAGATTTTCAACTGGGTCAACGCTTTCAACAGGGCCAATCTATTCAACAACTGGCAACTCAATTTCAACGTCAACCCAGTGCGATTCAGTCCCGCTTACGGAAGCTTAAATTACTATCCTCAGATGACTAG
- a CDS encoding APC family permease, translated as MTSGTTTHLKRSLGFTGILAQSLAGMAPTITPTVNVGIIVLAAGSGTWLTYVVATVAALIIAHNLNVFSRTTASAGALGDYVGLGLGKRGQLITAWALLLAYVTTAMGLITACVTYLDSLCQRLQLGIHPGLLAMGVSSLASVFVLREIRLSTRIMLILEALSVLLVLVFCVLILFHDGLRDDLSQLTLRGVTTDGFNQGLIIAMLSFAGFEAATTLGEEAERPLTTIPKTLVATPIFAGIFFVFSAYVLVLGFHSFDVDLAKSVAPLETLATAMGRDGLGFLIGIGATASLFGCTLATMVGASRLIFAMSRLGQLPQFFSMTARPSSQPRRATLITCIPVSMVGVLSILAFKPSLDLFAWFGTCGTFGFLIAYGLTCMAAPVFLHQVQRLRPQELALGALGFLVTGYILIGSVIPFPPYPMNLAPVAFFIAIILGVGYSLHRETKRSWPG; from the coding sequence ATGACTTCTGGAACGACAACCCACCTGAAACGTTCCCTGGGCTTTACGGGAATTTTGGCCCAATCTCTGGCAGGTATGGCTCCAACGATAACACCAACGGTTAATGTGGGCATTATTGTGTTGGCGGCTGGTAGCGGGACTTGGCTCACCTATGTTGTGGCAACGGTTGCAGCCCTGATTATTGCCCATAACTTGAATGTTTTTAGTCGCACCACCGCCTCGGCCGGAGCACTGGGGGATTATGTTGGGCTGGGGCTGGGTAAACGGGGACAACTGATTACAGCCTGGGCACTACTTTTGGCCTATGTAACAACGGCTATGGGTTTAATCACGGCCTGTGTGACCTACTTGGATAGTTTATGCCAGAGGTTACAGTTAGGGATTCATCCAGGCCTTTTAGCGATGGGTGTGAGCAGCCTTGCCAGTGTCTTTGTCTTGCGGGAAATTCGGCTTTCAACCCGGATCATGTTGATTTTAGAAGCCCTTTCTGTCCTGTTGGTGCTGGTATTTTGTGTTTTGATCTTGTTCCATGACGGCTTGCGAGATGATTTGTCCCAACTGACCCTGAGGGGGGTGACGACTGATGGCTTTAACCAAGGATTGATCATTGCCATGCTCAGTTTTGCCGGTTTTGAGGCGGCCACCACCTTGGGAGAAGAAGCGGAACGTCCCCTAACCACAATTCCCAAAACCTTAGTTGCCACGCCCATTTTCGCCGGGATTTTCTTTGTGTTTTCCGCCTACGTTTTAGTGCTGGGTTTTCATAGCTTTGATGTGGATTTGGCCAAGAGTGTTGCGCCCTTAGAAACCTTAGCGACGGCCATGGGGCGGGATGGGTTAGGTTTTTTGATTGGGATTGGGGCAACGGCTAGTTTATTTGGTTGTACCCTGGCAACGATGGTGGGGGCGAGTCGGTTAATTTTTGCGATGTCACGCTTAGGACAACTGCCTCAGTTTTTCAGTATGACTGCGCGACCCTCCAGCCAACCCCGCCGGGCAACCCTGATCACTTGCATTCCGGTGAGTATGGTTGGGGTTCTGAGTATTCTGGCTTTCAAGCCTTCGTTGGATTTATTTGCTTGGTTTGGAACCTGTGGCACCTTTGGTTTTTTAATTGCCTATGGCCTGACCTGTATGGCAGCACCCGTCTTTTTACACCAGGTTCAGCGATTGCGGCCCCAGGAACTGGCTTTAGGAGCATTGGGGTTTCTCGTCACTGGCTATATTTTGATTGGGTCGGTGATCCCATTCCCTCCCTATCCGATGAATTTAGCTCCAGTTGCTTTTTTCATCGCTATTATCTTGGGTGTGGGTTATTCGCTGCATCGGGAGACTAAGAGATCATGGCCTGGGTGA
- a CDS encoding HpsJ family protein gives MTVPKTPPAQRPVPLAAQFLKLVGILLILSFFGDWIVLLIAPQFQNVQWQINLLTQFVDRGVTPLIAFVLIYVGFWIQGVAGAKPETEAGAPAWKDWRFWVFVVSSLLGLLFLLTIPLLVATTGQLTDQALTQLKQQAAQSEINIDREEKQLKALASSGQIPEILKNDQLPAEQRALLQQLQQDPQAIEKQYGQVREQIRSKQKEASDQIQTEALVNRIRYGLRAFLLAIGFITIGWSGLRESR, from the coding sequence ATGACTGTGCCGAAAACTCCTCCTGCTCAACGTCCTGTTCCCTTGGCCGCCCAGTTTCTCAAGCTAGTGGGGATTTTACTTATCCTCAGCTTTTTTGGGGATTGGATTGTGCTGTTAATTGCGCCCCAGTTTCAAAATGTGCAATGGCAAATTAATCTCTTGACCCAATTTGTAGATCGGGGTGTTACGCCTTTAATTGCTTTTGTCCTGATTTATGTTGGGTTTTGGATTCAAGGAGTTGCCGGGGCCAAGCCGGAGACGGAAGCGGGCGCGCCGGCCTGGAAAGATTGGCGATTTTGGGTCTTTGTGGTGTCCAGCTTGCTGGGTCTCCTCTTTTTGTTAACTATCCCGCTGCTAGTAGCCACCACCGGCCAATTGACCGACCAGGCCCTGACCCAACTCAAGCAACAGGCGGCCCAAAGCGAAATTAATATTGATCGAGAAGAAAAACAACTGAAAGCCCTTGCCAGCAGTGGCCAGATTCCCGAAATCCTCAAAAATGATCAACTCCCGGCCGAACAACGGGCCCTCCTTCAACAACTCCAACAGGATCCCCAGGCCATAGAGAAGCAATATGGGCAAGTCCGAGAGCAAATCCGCAGCAAGCAAAAAGAAGCTAGCGACCAAATTCAAACGGAGGCCTTGGTGAACCGAATTCGCTATGGCCTGCGAGCGTTTCTTTTGGCTATTGGCTTTATTACCATCGGCTGGAGTGGG